The genomic segment CTATTTGCCTGAAGAAAAGAGCCAACTTGTACAGGAAAAAATTCAGTCGACCAATGAGGTTATCATCAGTCAAATAACAGATATTGAAATGCTTTCGGCTGTAAAAAAGAAAGAAAGGATGAATGAGATCAGCTCAAGGGACGCGGACAACGCTTTCCAATTGTTTAAAAATCATAGAGATAATGGTCTTTTTAGAGTGATTGAGTTAACGCCAGCTATTTTTAAAAGTGCTGAGTTTGTTCTTCAAGCCTCATCCACAGCACTCAGAACGCTTGATGCAATTCATTTGGGGATTACACACGAATTAAAGCTGGAGTTATTTACCTTTGATCAGGTTTTGTTGAAGAGTGCTGAAAAGTTGAAAATTCGTCTTACAGAGTGGTAAAACAAAGACATTGTATTTTTTCTATCCGTTAAAAAACTCTGTAGAAATATAGATTGTGATACCTGAATCAACATGTTGAAATGATTCGAAAAATACCATGTCTAATCTGGCCGAATTACAATTCATCAATCACCCGAAAGCTCTCCGGACCGTACTGGAATAGCAGATCCAGCAGGCAGCAATTCGGTTCAAATCCTTCAAAATGCTGCCGGTACTCAGGATGTTTAAACTTTATTTTTGATTTATTCTTGCCCTGTCTTTGATAGTGACGGGCACCCGGTTCCTGGAAATATTGATCCGCATTCAAATGTTTGGCCAGTTCATCCGGATCAGAATCATACTCATCCAAGTCTGAAGAGAGGATAAACTCTGGCAGATCTCCCACCTCAAGAAATCGGAATATTCGTTTTCGTATATGGAGATTGAAATTTAACAAGTAACTGTACTCAGTAGCAGATTCAAAATCAGATCGAATCTCCGGCTCATAAAAATCATAGTAAACACTGTTACGATAGTTAAACTCAAGAGATCGTAAAAGGGGTTCAATCCAATCTTCGGAATGATCGATACGAACCTGCCGAATAGGTTTATCACGATCATCGGTCATTATGGGTATGTTAATGTACTGGGTACCCTCTGGTGTTCGGATTTTAGCCCGGTGAACTCGGCTTTTACGTGACCACTCTTCCAGATCCTGTAAAACAACCAAATCGGTATGGAGCATAATTGCCAGATCATGCAGAGTTGGAATGAGTGTAGGGAACAAAATTGCAAGTTTCATGCTGAGTTTGGATCAACTATTGTAAGAATTACCAAAAACATAAAGATAATGAACTAAAGGACGTAACTAAGCCCGGATTATTCACCAAGAAATTTGGATGTCTGCAAGGCGTCACGGAAATGGTGGCGGAAACGTACCTGAGTACGTTGAGCAAACCATTTGTGGGACAACGCAGCAGGCGGACAAATTTCGCAGCTACGGTTAGACACCCAAATTTGGGCTATAAAATATTCTCTGTACCGAAAGTAAAAACAATATATAGCCTATAAAAAATATAACTTAGTGAATAATTCGGGTAAGGGAATCTTTCAAAATGGCGATAGAAATTCGTTTCAGAAAGGTGAATGCCTTATTTTAGATATATAAATGAATTGAAAAACCGGTTTTTATATTCATGGGAAATTATTCCAATCGAAAACATATCCAGCGGCGAAATGCTCTTGCTGATAAACTTCAAAAAAGGGGCATTCAAGATCAGAATGTGCTGGAAGCGATCCGGTCGATACCACGACACGAGTTTGTTGATACGGCTTTAGAAAACAAAGCTTACGAGGATACGGCACTACCGATTGGAGCAGGCCAGACGATATCTCAACCATATACAGTTGCTGCTCAAACTGAACTACTGGAAGTAAAAAAGGGAGAGAAAATTCTTGAAATCGGGACCGGATCTGGTTACCAGGCAGCTATTTTATGCCATATGGGGGCAGAAGTATATAGTGTGGAACGCCAGGAAAAATTATATCACAAGGCAAAAAAAATTCTCGGCAAATTGGGCTATCGGCCGCAGTTAAAACTGGGTGACGGAACCCTTGGCTGGAGCGCGTATGCTCCCTATGATGGAATTGTAGTAACCGCCGGAGCCCCCGGTGTGCCGGAAGACCTTGTGGAGCAGCTTAATATCGGAGGCCGGCTGATTGTGCCTGTGGGTAATCAGAAAAGCCAGGTGATGGTGCGGGTTACCCGGGTGTCTGAGAATGAGTATGATGAAGAGCGCTTGCAGCATTTTAAGTTCGTGCCGCTGATTGGAGAGAAGGGCTGGGATTAAAAAATCTCTTGTTACGCTCAAAAAAAGCTTATCTGTCAGATTATTCTTTTTTTTGAATGCTATCAACAAAGGTTCCATTGCGCCACTATTCATTTACATGGCAATGATTTACGACAAACTTTTCTTCTTTTTAAATTTATAAAAAACAGGGAATTCAGGCTATGGGCCGGATGTTAGTTAATAAGTTCTCGAGAGCTAATTAATTACAAACCAATAATTTAATCCCCAATTTTATGAAAGCTATTAAAACATTAGCTCTAACTATTACTGCGTTCTGTTTTCTCGCAGCTACACCTATTTCAACCAATCTTGGCGCATCGAATGTCAGTCATCACGACATCGTAAGCATTGCAAGTGGTGCTGATAATTTATCGACACTCGTAAAAGCGATCCAGGCTGCCGGTTTGGTTGAAACCCTGCAATCTGATGGACCTTTTACGGTTTTTGCACCTACGAACGAAGCGTTTGCGGCACTCCCCGACGGAACGCTCGAGTCACTCTTGAAGGAGGAGAACAGAGATAAACTGGTACAAATTTTAACCTATCATGTTGTTCCCGGAAAAGTGATGTCCACCGACCTGGAAGATGGAATGATGGCTGAGACCGTTGAAGGATCAAGCATTACTGTAGATCTTAGTGATGGAGTAGCGATTGACAATGCGAATGTTGTATCTGCGGATATTGAAGCAGACAACGGAGTTGTTCACATTATTGATTCTGTGATCATGCCAAGCGACGATTCAGAAACTTCCTCATACTAATCCTTCGATTGAAATATAAAGTGTCATTCATTTTCATAAAATGAGTGGCACTTTTTTTTATCAGGTTAATTAAACTTCCGTTAAAAGTTAATTATTCCCGTACGTAAATGTGGGAGTAACAATCTGCACAATTCTCCCGCAAACGTAAAGTGTCGGAAAGTTCCATGATTACAGCGTAGTAAAATTCTATGGAATCATATTGAATAGCCATCCTGTTTTCTTCATCATATTCGATGATTGTTATTTCGTATGTACCTTGTTTATGGGGTTTACCATCTCTTTTGATTGAATACGTTTGATCTTTGTGAAAATTTAATGTCTGAAAGTAGCCTTCAGATTTCGGAGTAAGGGTATGCCCCACAAAACCTCCCTGGGATGAAACCCAATTCCAAGATCCAACGAGTTTAGTATCATCCTGTCCCGGAAGTAATGAACATCCTGTTAAAAAAAGAAGAATAGATATTGTTATGAATGTTCTTATTGTTATGGTCATGATTACAGAAGATGAAAAAAAAGCGCAGTCCTCACTAACTGAAAGAAGGGCTGAGGACTGTGCGTGTTTGGGGTAAAACTAAAAACGAACACGCATCTGTAAAGCTGGAACACGCTCGCCTGTTCGTATCGGGTTCGGCTCAAGTTGAGTCACTCCAAATGATGTTGATGATGAATCATCTCTCGGTTCTGTTCCTTTTCTGGTTGATTCATGAATTCACTCTGTCGTTAATACACAACTGAATGGAATGATACCTACATAATAAATGAATTAATTCTCAGCTCAATAAATGATATATGAATGATTTTAAAAGGAGTTACTTGTTAGAGATGGTTTTTAGAATTCTCTTGGTTTATGAAATGAACAGTTTAAAAAACCCACTCTTAATTTTTTAGATTGGTCAGGTGAGATTTATTACTCTCTCTTATTTTGAAATTGTGATCAGATTATTTTTCTTTTGTTATATTATTTTACGTATTTATAGAAAAATAACAAATAAAAGAAAATTGTTGTGTTTAAAACAGTTAAAAAATAAATAAATAAAAAGTATAAGTTGTTTGTAGTGTATGTCTATTTATGAATCATAAGAGGTAAAATAAAAAC from the Balneolaceae bacterium genome contains:
- a CDS encoding type II toxin-antitoxin system VapC family toxin — its product is MYIDTSCLVAYYLPEEKSQLVQEKIQSTNEVIISQITDIEMLSAVKKKERMNEISSRDADNAFQLFKNHRDNGLFRVIELTPAIFKSAEFVLQASSTALRTLDAIHLGITHELKLELFTFDQVLLKSAEKLKIRLTEW
- a CDS encoding WbqC family protein; this encodes MKLAILFPTLIPTLHDLAIMLHTDLVVLQDLEEWSRKSRVHRAKIRTPEGTQYINIPIMTDDRDKPIRQVRIDHSEDWIEPLLRSLEFNYRNSVYYDFYEPEIRSDFESATEYSYLLNFNLHIRKRIFRFLEVGDLPEFILSSDLDEYDSDPDELAKHLNADQYFQEPGARHYQRQGKNKSKIKFKHPEYRQHFEGFEPNCCLLDLLFQYGPESFRVIDEL
- a CDS encoding protein-L-isoaspartate(D-aspartate) O-methyltransferase, which produces MGNYSNRKHIQRRNALADKLQKRGIQDQNVLEAIRSIPRHEFVDTALENKAYEDTALPIGAGQTISQPYTVAAQTELLEVKKGEKILEIGTGSGYQAAILCHMGAEVYSVERQEKLYHKAKKILGKLGYRPQLKLGDGTLGWSAYAPYDGIVVTAGAPGVPEDLVEQLNIGGRLIVPVGNQKSQVMVRVTRVSENEYDEERLQHFKFVPLIGEKGWD
- a CDS encoding fasciclin domain-containing protein, with the protein product MKAIKTLALTITAFCFLAATPISTNLGASNVSHHDIVSIASGADNLSTLVKAIQAAGLVETLQSDGPFTVFAPTNEAFAALPDGTLESLLKEENRDKLVQILTYHVVPGKVMSTDLEDGMMAETVEGSSITVDLSDGVAIDNANVVSADIEADNGVVHIIDSVIMPSDDSETSSY